Genomic window (Sphingomonas sp. HF-S4):
ATCGCCGGGCAGCTCGGTGAGGATGTCCCGCTGCGCGCCGAGCGCGGGCCGCGCAACTTCGCCTCGGGTGACCGGATCATGTTTCTCAAGAATGAGCGCAGCATGGGGGTGAGGAACGGTTCGCTCGGCATCGTCCAGAGCGTGACCGCCGCGCGCATGACGGTGACGCTCGATGATGGTCGCGCGGTCGCGTTCGACCTCAAGGACTATGCGCATGTCGATCACGGCTATGCCGCGACAATTCACAAGGCACAGGGTGTGACGATCGATCGAGCCCATGTGCTGGCGACGCCGGGTCTAGACCGCCATGCCGCCTATGTCGCGCTGTCGCGGCATCGCGACACCGTGGAGCTGCATTACGGTCGCGACGATTTCGCTGAGCCCTCGAAGCTGGTCCGGGCATTGTCGCGCGATCGTGCCAAGGACATGGCCTCGGATTACACGCGCGATTTCGCCGATCGTCGGCAGATCCGGCTGCCCGAGCCTGCAATTGAGAAAGCGAAGCCCGCGCCGGTGCGCGATCCGTTCGCTGGTCTGGACCTGCGGCCCATGGCGCCACCGCCGACACGCGGCATGTTCGATGGCGTGCGGATTGCGGCACCCCAGCCAGCTCGTGCGCCACAATCGATCGGTTTGGAAACCGCAGTGCAGCGCTTCGCCCGGGCAGCCGCCGATATCGTACGGATGCGCAACGACGGTTATGCCGAATTGCCGCATCAGCGGATCGCCTATGACAAGGCGCGCGAGGCGCTGGACACCGCGCGACCCGACGCGTCGCGCGATCTTCGCACAGCCTTTGCGCGCGATCCCGGCATGATCAGTGAAGCGGCGCAGGGGCGCACCAACGCTGCGCTTCGCGCGATGGCGCTGGAAGCGGAGTTGCGTGTCAGTCCGGAGAAGCGTGCCGATCGGTTTGTCGAGGACTGGCAGAAACTGGCCAAGGCACATCGTGCATTCCGCCATGCCGGCGATGACGCGGGCGCCCGGGCCATCGGCCAGCAGATGGGTGCCTGGGGCAAGAGCCTTGAACGCGATGCCCAGGTCGAGTCGCTGGTCAAAAAGCGGCTGCCGGAACTCGGGATCAGGGCCAGCGGAGGCAATTCGATATCCCACAATGTGCAGGAATGGCTCGGCCTCTCGCGTGGTCGCGGACTCGGACGATAGATCTTCGCGAATGGATCAGGAAACCAACCGCGCAGTCGACACCAGCCTTGCCGCCCATGCGTTTGGCGAGTTGCGTGCAGAGATCAGCCTGTTGCGTCGAGCTGTCGAGCGGCTGACCGACGAGCGAACATCGCAGCCTGATTATGCACCCAGCCTTGAGGCAATTGCCAAACGGCTGGAGGATGTCTGCGCCTCGGTGGAGCGGCTGTCGGAGCGGCCAGCGCTGAAGCTCACGCCTGAAGCAATGGCGCGAGAGATCGCGGCAGTCGCGGTTGCAAGCCGGGGACGGGACCAGGAAATGTTGCGGAGCGCCGCCGCGAACATGGACGAGGCCGCCGGCAATCTCAGCGCAGCGCTTGTAGGCGCGCGGTCCGCTGCAGAGCAGAACCGCGAATTGCTGCACAACCGCGTGGCCTTTGCCATCGCTGGTATGGTGACGTTCGCGATTCTGCCCGGTGCGGTCGCGAGATCGCTGCCCGTCAGCTGGGCCGTGCCCGAGCGGATTGCGGCACGAATGCTGGGTGCCGATATGTGGCGGGCCGGTCAGCAGATGATGGCGAAGGCCGATCCAGAGCGCTGGGAACAGATTGCCACCCGCGAACGGCGTCAACGGCCAGTCAAAGGCGAGTAGCGGCTTTGCGCCCTAAGCTCGGTCATCTGACGCGCTGCAAGCGGGTCCCGGAAGCAGCCTTTCTTTCAGATGATTTCGACGGGTATGAGGTGGATCGCTGCCCGACCGCTTTCAGGGACGCTGCCCACCTAATGCGCTGGCTCGTTCACTCCAAGATGGTTGGCTGGCATCGTCGAGTGAGTTTCCAACTGGACCCGGCGCTAAACGGCGCAATCTCAGTTGCAAAGGGTTCTAAGCCGCGCGAGGTGCTTCGGATCGACGAGTTCAATCATCTCAAAAAGCTGCTTCACTGCTCCCCTGGTTTCCTCCAGCGTCATCGTGGAGAAGGATAGCAGGTCGTCGATATTGTCGGAATGCGATTCGACTTGGGCGAGCCGTTCGAGTGCGGCAAGGCGCTCGCGGTCCACGTCCGGGTAATCGCTGACCAGCTTGTCGAGCTGGCTCGGAAGTCCGCCGCCGCCCGGGCACTTGAAAGCAAGGAAGACGTCCAGCACCCGTCGGATTACGTTGGGTATCATGTAGCCGTGGTCATCATATGCGTCCGGCTGGTTCACGAACCGTAGCAGGTGGCTGAAAAGGAAGTGGTATTCGGAATCATACTCCCGGAGCAGCTTCGACATCTCGATGATCCTGGAGGAGCGCCGCTGCTGCCCTTCCGGGATCGTGACGTCGATGAACAGGAATGTCGCGGTCTGCGCCTTGCCTTCGGCTGGCCGCACCTTGCCTTTCCACGCTTTCCTGAACTCGTTCATGCACTGCAGGTTGTGGGTCAGGATGAACACTTGGGCGGCCTTCTCGAGGCGAGTCCGTACGAGTGAGCAAGCGAAGTTCAAGGCCTTCGTGTCGAGGCTCGACACGGGATCGTCGACGACCACGATGACGTCCTTAAGCTTCCGGTTGTCGGCCTCGATCGACGACAGGAAGTACGAGATCGCGATAGCGGTCTTCTCGCCCTCGCTGGGGACTCCGGCAATAGGCGTCCCGTGTCGCTGCAGCTCGTAGCCCTCGTCGACGGGAGTGATCGTCAGCTCACCGTGGCCGAGGTACGCAGCGATCAGCTTGTTAATCACCTTGGCGGCTGGGCCGTGCGTTCGTATCTGCTGGTGCAGCTTACGCGCCGTCTCCCTCAGCGCCGCGAGGGCGTCTGACTGCGTCTTCAGCTCACCGGTCGCGTCCTCCAGGTCCTTCGCGATCTTCACGTAGTCGACGCGGCAGTCGACAATGAAGTGCCGCCGGATCGAGGTCTCGGCCGTGTCTTTGCGTTTCGCGAAGTCGGCCACCGCCTGGTTGTGGGCAGCGATAGCCTCGTTGATGGCAGCCACGTTCGCAGCGAGACGTTCTGCGGTCGCCAGTACCTCCGCCTCTGCGGCGACGCCCTGCATGTCGGCGGGCGTCGCCGGACGCTCGCGCTTGGCGGTGAGCACTATCTCCAGCGTCTCGAGCTGCCTCACGAGCTGCGTCACCTCTCTCGAGGCGGCGGCGCGCGCGTCCTTAAACCCGGCCCGGAGTTCGCTGGAGAGGTCGTCGGCGGCGGGAAGCCGAGAAGTCATCAGGGTGGTTGTCTCGACGAGTTTCCCCAGGCGGTCCGCCGTCGTAGTGAGGCGGGCGACGAACTGATCGACGCTGTCGTCCAGTGCGACTGCCAGCAGCGCCCGTCGCTCCGGAGAGACCGGGTTGCCGCAGTGCAGGCACTCGGCAATGCCGTTCCTCTCATGATATTCGTGCCCCTGCTTGAGCCAGAGCAGCATGTCAGGATGGTGCTGCACCTCGTCGAGCGCCACCTGCGCCAATGACTGGCCGCAAACATCAGCGATGAAGCGGTATGCGGTCCCGATCGTCGCCTTGTCGAACGTCACCGGGGCGAGGCGGGGCATCGGCTCTTCCAGCCGGCGCGTGTCCTCGGCTGCCTTCAGCTCCTCGTCGGTGAGCAGCGCCCCGCCGTCTTCCTTCCAAGTCTCGTAGTCCTTGGCGAGCGCAGGCGCCTCGTACTTGCGGCTGCCTAGATGGAGGCGGGACGCGATGGACTTCGCGCGCTCCCTCTTGAAGTTGGCGAAGGTTTTGTCAGCGCCTCGCTCTGCCGCTGCAGCTACCTCCCTCTTCGCCTCGACCTTGACGATGTCGGCCTCGAGCCGCGTCAGTTCGGCTGCAGCGTCGGCCTGGCCCGCGCCGATGTAGAATACCGGGTTCGCGCGTGCGGCGGACCACTGCAGGTTCCGCTCGATATAGTCCGCGTTGAACACCAGCAGGCGCTGCTCGAGCCCGGCTGGGTTGGTCGGGCAGCCGAAGGCTGACCCATCGTCCATCGTCACCTCGAACGAGCCGCCGTCGGGAAGTTTAGGGTGCGGTGCGCCGGCCTCAAGGCTCGCGAACATGCGTGACAGCGTGCTCTTACCTGACCCGTTGAAACCGTAGACCAGATTGAAGCGCCGGAACTGCAGCGACGGCGAGCGGGCTCCCCGGTCGGCATAAATGCCCATTCTCTGCAGCGATTTGATATTCGTGATCATCCCCATCGCTGGAGTTCATTCCTCCTCCGTACCGATGTCAACTTCCGTGTTGTCGCATCGCACCGTCTCGCGTCGCCCAGCTGCGGAACGGAGGTGCGGCGATGTTTCAAAGGAAGCTGTGAGCGAGCGATCGACATTCGAATTTGGCATCTGACGCGGTTGAAGAGGCCTGCGTAAGTCGCTTCTGTTACTGCTGAGCGTTCTCGTCCGTTAGTTAGTCACGCTTACTCATACCATTTTCCTACGATGACCCCCGTCTGCGATCACACGGCGCTGATGACACTTCTTGACGATAGCAGCGCGCACCCAGAACTGGCAGCCGCCATAAGGCGGGCGCACGACGTCTATTCCGCCCACCGCGACAGCGCGCTTAGAATGGTATTCCAGACCAAGGCCCAGATCGAGCGGGCGGCCGGCTAATAGATCCGAACCGGACTAAAGACGTTCCGATCCGGAGCTATTCTGCCGCGATCGCCAACGTCTGCCTTGCCGCCGCGCGGAAACCCCGTCCGGTTCCGGGATGCGCGGCATGCTCGCCCTTCAGCGCTAAATAAACGGCGGGGACTGGCGTGGCCGCTTCTGCCGGCGGGGTGCCTTGCGCCGTCTCGCGCAGCAGCTCGGGTTGTTCGGTTGTGATCGGGGTCCCAAGCAGCTGGGTCCGGATCGCACGCGCTAGTACCTCGCCGAGCAGGGAGGGCACGGCGTTCCCGAGCTGCTTCTGCGCGTCGCTGACCGAACCGAGGACCATGAAGTCGTCGGGGAAGGTCTGAAGGCGGGCCATCTCGCGCATGCTCAGTCGACGGCTTTTCCAGTGGAAGGGACCCGTGGCCGGGCCGGGTTGCGCTTGCAGCGTCCAGGCAGGCTGGTCCTTGGCCAGCTTGAGCAGGAACGACCAGTAGCGGCGGCGCCAGCCGAACAGCGGCTCGCCTTCGCCGCGATCGGTGTGGTGGAGATAGTTCAGGCCCTCGGGAATCGAGGGGAGGAGCCCGGCCCATTTGCCCTTGAGCGCGAGCGCCGTGTCGCGCGGTTCGGGCAGGTCGTGGAGCGCATCCCAGGCGGTCAGCCAGCGGCGCCGATTGTCGCCGGGGCGCTCGGCGTCGGGGCCGAAATGTGTCGGCTCGGGGAAGCGGAACCGCGCGCCGTCGCGCGCGGCGACTATGAGCAGGCGCCGGCGTACCTGCGGCACGCCATAGTCGGCGGCGTTGAGCACCGCGATCTCGGGCTTGTAGGCGGTGCCATAGCGCCGGTTGATCGCCGCCACCGCCTCGCGGATCCGGGCGAGGCCCTCGTCCTTACCCTTGAAGCCCAGCCCTTCGACATTCTCGAGCAGGAAGGCGCGCGGGCGCGCCTCTTCCAGGATGCGCAGATAATGGTCGATCGTCGTCGCGCGCGGGTCGTCGAGGCGGCGCGCCTCGCCTGTCGCCCAGAAGCCGGACTTGGAGAAGGGCTGGCAGGGCGGGCCGCCGATCAGGACGTCCGCCTCGCCGACCGCGAGGCACGCAGCCTTGAGCAGCTCCTCGGTCGAGACCTGGCCGACGTCGCGCGCGATCACCGGCCAAGGCCGATTGGCGCGCAGCGTCTCGACGCAGCGCGCGTCCATCTCGACCGCGACCCGCGTGTCGAACCCCGCCGCCTCGAAGCCGAGGTCGAGGCCACCGGCCCCCGTGAACAAGCTGATTGCGGTAAGGCGCTTCATCACGCCGCTCCTACGCGCGCGTAGGCCGCCTTGAAAGCCTGTCCGGCTTCTGCGGTCCACCGTTCGTCGATCAGCACCTTATTGTCGAGCTTGCCGGGGCAGTCGGGACGCGGATTGAGGAGCCAAGGCACGGCATAGCGGAACTCCCAATCCTCGGTGACGGCGTGAAGGCAGCCGGCGACGATGTCGAAGTCTGTCGGCGCATAATAACGCGAGCAGGGATCGGTCTTGGAGGCGCGGGTACGCTGGAAGTCGATCCTGGCCAGTCCAGCGGCGTTGGTCTTGCGTGACACGTTCTTGCACTCGACGAGCAGGGGCGGGCCGCCATGCCAGCGCAGGCGAAGGTCGGCGCCACCTTCCTCGTCCAGCCGCTCGCAGTCGGTGACGCCCTTGGTGCGGCTCAGCACGTCGCGCAGCTTCTCCTCGGCGACCCAGCCGCGCACCGCCATCTTGAGCCGACGGGCGCCGGCGATCAGCTCGAGGATCTGGCCCGGCTCCAGCGCGAACTCGGCTGCCAGCGGGTGGATGGCGGCACCGGACAGCGTCGCGCTCGCTCCGCTGGCGCCCGGCGTGACCGCGGTAAAAAGCTGCGGCCGTTCCGCGAGCAGCTGCCGGTCGCCCGGCGACAGGCCCTGCGCCGCGCGCTCGAAGCGGACGAGATCGAGGAAGCTGTCCCGGGTGCCGCCGACCAAGGTCTCGAAGCTGAATAGGCGCTCGCCGGGCTGGAGGTCCTTGCGGCCCCGGCTCTCGCGCTCCCAAGCATGCCACCCGTCGCGCAGAATGGCGTCGGCATGGCGTTGTTTGAACTCGAGCCGGATGAAGAAGCGGGTGGGGTTGTGCACCTCGGGATCGGCCGCAACGAAGAAACCTTCCTTGGTGTCGATGCCCAGGAACAGCGTGGTGTAGAGCCCGAGCGGATCCTGGTAGAGCGTGTGGAGCTGCTTGTCGTCGGTGCCGTACTTGATCTGGAAGCTGCGCTCGTCCTGAGGACGGTTGACCTTGGTCGGGGATTCGTTCGCGAAGAAGGCATAGGCGATGATCCCCATGCGCTCGCCGGCCGGCGTCTCGAAGGTGATCACGAATGGCGCCTCGCCGGCGTCTGGCGCGTGCAGGATGATGCAGCCCGAGGCGCGCAGGGCGTCGAGCATGAAGTCGACCAGCGGCGCCCGCGCGGCGCGCTGGACAGGATAACGGCGAAGTCCCAGGATCATGGTCATGATAGTGGCCGAGGACGCGAGGATAGGAAAGCGGGCATGCGCAGCCGGCCGGAGCTAATATGTTGAAAGTCGTCCTCGATACCCGGCCAGGCTCGGGCTATCTCGATAGCGACGAGCGCTATCATTTTCCGGGCGGCCGCTACCTCAAGCACGCTCTGCCGGCGCTCGGGCAATGGGTCGTGCTCTACGAGCCGCGGCGCGAAGGCGGGCGCGCAGCCTATGTCGCCGTGGCGCGACTCGCCGAGGTGACGCCCGATCCCGATCGGCCCGGCTATCATTTTGCGCGGCTCGTCGAGCGCTTGCCCTTCGACGCGCCCCTGCCGCTTCGGGGACCGGCCGGCTACCGTGAGGCCCTGCTGCGCGCCGTCGAGGATCCGCGAGCCGTCGGGCGCGCACTGCAGGGGCGGTCGATCCGGCCGCTGTCCGACGTGGACTTCGCCGGCATCGTCAGCGCCGGGCTAAGCGAGACGTTGGCGCTCGAAAATCGCCGTCGTCTCAATCTCGATCACATCGAGGATCCGGCCATCGCAGCGCTGCTCGACGGCCCGGAGATCGCGCCGCGACTGGAGCGCGTGCTCGCCAGCCGGGTCGTGCGCGACGCGGCATTTCGCCGAGCGGTGCTCGACGCCTATGAGGACACTTGTG
Coding sequences:
- a CDS encoding DUF6118 family protein; the protein is MDQETNRAVDTSLAAHAFGELRAEISLLRRAVERLTDERTSQPDYAPSLEAIAKRLEDVCASVERLSERPALKLTPEAMAREIAAVAVASRGRDQEMLRSAAANMDEAAGNLSAALVGARSAAEQNRELLHNRVAFAIAGMVTFAILPGAVARSLPVSWAVPERIAARMLGADMWRAGQQMMAKADPERWEQIATRERRQRPVKGE
- a CDS encoding AAA family ATPase gives rise to the protein MGMITNIKSLQRMGIYADRGARSPSLQFRRFNLVYGFNGSGKSTLSRMFASLEAGAPHPKLPDGGSFEVTMDDGSAFGCPTNPAGLEQRLLVFNADYIERNLQWSAARANPVFYIGAGQADAAAELTRLEADIVKVEAKREVAAAAERGADKTFANFKRERAKSIASRLHLGSRKYEAPALAKDYETWKEDGGALLTDEELKAAEDTRRLEEPMPRLAPVTFDKATIGTAYRFIADVCGQSLAQVALDEVQHHPDMLLWLKQGHEYHERNGIAECLHCGNPVSPERRALLAVALDDSVDQFVARLTTTADRLGKLVETTTLMTSRLPAADDLSSELRAGFKDARAAASREVTQLVRQLETLEIVLTAKRERPATPADMQGVAAEAEVLATAERLAANVAAINEAIAAHNQAVADFAKRKDTAETSIRRHFIVDCRVDYVKIAKDLEDATGELKTQSDALAALRETARKLHQQIRTHGPAAKVINKLIAAYLGHGELTITPVDEGYELQRHGTPIAGVPSEGEKTAIAISYFLSSIEADNRKLKDVIVVVDDPVSSLDTKALNFACSLVRTRLEKAAQVFILTHNLQCMNEFRKAWKGKVRPAEGKAQTATFLFIDVTIPEGQQRRSSRIIEMSKLLREYDSEYHFLFSHLLRFVNQPDAYDDHGYMIPNVIRRVLDVFLAFKCPGGGGLPSQLDKLVSDYPDVDRERLAALERLAQVESHSDNIDDLLSFSTMTLEETRGAVKQLFEMIELVDPKHLARLRTLCN
- a CDS encoding DNA cytosine methyltransferase, with the protein product MKRLTAISLFTGAGGLDLGFEAAGFDTRVAVEMDARCVETLRANRPWPVIARDVGQVSTEELLKAACLAVGEADVLIGGPPCQPFSKSGFWATGEARRLDDPRATTIDHYLRILEEARPRAFLLENVEGLGFKGKDEGLARIREAVAAINRRYGTAYKPEIAVLNAADYGVPQVRRRLLIVAARDGARFRFPEPTHFGPDAERPGDNRRRWLTAWDALHDLPEPRDTALALKGKWAGLLPSIPEGLNYLHHTDRGEGEPLFGWRRRYWSFLLKLAKDQPAWTLQAQPGPATGPFHWKSRRLSMREMARLQTFPDDFMVLGSVSDAQKQLGNAVPSLLGEVLARAIRTQLLGTPITTEQPELLRETAQGTPPAEAATPVPAVYLALKGEHAAHPGTGRGFRAAARQTLAIAAE
- a CDS encoding HNH endonuclease, whose amino-acid sequence is MLKVVLDTRPGSGYLDSDERYHFPGGRYLKHALPALGQWVVLYEPRREGGRAAYVAVARLAEVTPDPDRPGYHFARLVERLPFDAPLPLRGPAGYREALLRAVEDPRAVGRALQGRSIRPLSDVDFAGIVSAGLSETLALENRRRLNLDHIEDPAIAALLDGPEIAPRLERVLASRVVRDAAFRRAVLDAYEDTCAATGIRIINGGGRAEAQAAHIVPVGDGGPDDVQNGIALSATLHWLFDRHLISIGEDWRLLISHNKVPAELRGLMAGHDQAIRLPRDRALWPSPRFVAHHRERFAAGG